Within Meles meles chromosome 19, mMelMel3.1 paternal haplotype, whole genome shotgun sequence, the genomic segment AGTGTGTTGATCTGATTTTTCTCTGGAAGACCTGGTTTTAAAGAGAGGAGATGAATATTCCCACTGTGTGAGGGTGGACTTCTCCCAAAGACCAAGAGTAGAGTCGGTTGAAGAGAGGGGGAATGGAGGAGGAAACATTTCTCAAGGCCCTGTGGTAGTCATCATAAGGATAATGAATGATTGCATCAGTTGGAAACAGTGGTAGTCATCATAAGGATAATGAATGATTGCATCAGTTGAGGGATCATTTTGAAGGAAGGGCTTGGGGTCTAGCGCTGGATTGGGGGGTGCTCTTCAGACCCTGGTAACAAACCTTTATAATACCCATGTCTGTATCATACCCTTACTCTTAAGAATACCttgaactggggcgcctgggtggctcagtgggttaaagcctctgccttcggctcaggtcatgatcccagggtcctgggatcaagccctgcatcgggctctctgctccgcagggagcctgcttcctcgtctctctctgcctgcctctctgcctagttgtgatttctctctgtcaaataaataaaatatttaaaaaaaaaaaaaaagaataccttgaATATGGAAAAATAGTTCTCATGAGATCGGAAACTTCAttacaaatgtataaattattgGTCTGCTTGTACTTTCATTTGCAGCTTAGTAAGCAAGTTTGCATTGACCAGGACTAGtggccaaaataaaaaaccttttgtTCAAGTTTCCAAAATAGTCTAAATCAGGAATATgaatttgttgattctttcatcaaaaataaataacttttgggggcacctgggtggctcggtgggttaggcctctacctttggcttgagtcatgatctcagggtcctgggatctagcccacatcgggctctgctcgggagggggcctgcttgctcccctctctctctgtctctgcctccctctctgcctacttgtgatctctgtcaactaaataaataaaatctttttaaaaaataaagtaactttttTACTTAAGTCATAGTGGAGGTGGTTGATAAGGCAGGAAAGAAGGCTATAGTTTATTTGCTAAGTGTTGCATTAATACAGCGTGGGTTTCAGGACTAAAAGCTGAGATGGTATTGTTTTTTACCGTATCCAGAAGGAAAACTGTGAGTGTGTCTGCCATTGAAAGGCTATCATAGGTATTTAATGAAGGTAGATATTCTAGGAAGAGCATAAGTTGAAAGAAAAGTAGAGGTTTGGACTGCTGTCAAACTTTTTTCCcatctggggtgcttgggtggctcagtcattaagcgtctgccttcagctcaagtcaagatcctagggtcctgctcagcgggaaggctgcttctccagttcccactcccctgcttgtattccctccctTGCATGCGCAGCGCGCgggcgtgctctctctctctctctctctgtctctcaaataaataaaatcttaaaacaaaactttattttccCATCTGCTCTGTTagtccacccctgccccctccccttttaAGGTTCTTGAAGATGTGAAATGATGTCTTCTCCCAACCTTGTAGGATTTCTGCTGGAGCAGGACCACTCCCTGAAGATAGATGCAGCTAGACTTTCACTAGGGAACTTCTCTTTGCTCAAGGGACTTCCTTTCCTTTGATTGGGTCATTTGCTTAactctgtttccttttatttccattcaGATGACTAATTTGCaaatcaaggaagaaaaagtcaaacCAGATACCAATGGTGAGTCACTTGTAAGTACTAGGTGGATACACACGGTACATGCGCTCTCCTGCTTTCCTGCTTGGCAGTAGTAGCTGCAGCGTGAAAGggcctttcacttagcatgatgtttcACAAATGACAGCACTGTGTTTGAGAGCCAGTAAATTCCGTTGCTGAAGAGGATACGTTAGTTTTACAGGTTTTACCTAGTCTCTGGCTCCTGCCACTGTTCTTTTGGTAGTGTTTCTTTACatctttaacttaattttttgaaaagttaatcTGGGTTCAAAATTCAGCATGTAAACAGGTAAAAGTCTTCCCTTTTGTCCCGGACTGTCATTTAGCCAGTGGTCACTCTCTATTAGTTTGGTAGGGCGACCATTCCAGGTCACAAATTGAGTGGTTTAAACAGTTAAAGTTTCTTATCTCACAGTTCTCGAGGCCAGAAATCTGAGATCAAGATGTCggtagggttggttccttctgaagtTTTCAGAACTtaatgttcaagtctttaatccattttgagttaattttttttttttttttcattttgagttaatttttgtgtgtggttaaGATAGCGGTCCAGTTCtgttcttctacatgtagctgtccatttttcccaacgCCATTtcctgaagagactgtcctttctctgttgtgtattcttggctcctttgtcatacaTTAGTTGACTGtgtatgcatgggtttatttctggtcaTGGTTTATTTCATTGGTCACTGTGTCTGTTGTTACGCAACTACAATACTGTTCTAATTAtctagctttgtaatacagtttgaagcCAGGGAGCataatacctccagctttgtttttctttctcaagattgctttggggggtggaggcagagattgctttggctgtttaggagttttgtggttgcatacaaatttttaaattgttctatttctgtgaagaatgccattggaattttgatagggtttgcactGACTTTGTGTGTTGCTTTTGGTATATGGACACTTTAACagtattcttccaattcatgaataAGGAAAACCTTCCTATTTATTTGCACCAATGCAGGGGTTAGCCTTAAGCACAGGCTCTTACTCCCAGGTTACCAGAGGGAACACAGTATGCACACAAAGCAgtttctttcattcatgtttACAGTGTTTAGTACATAggcctttcacctccttggttaaatttattcctaggtatttaattatttttaatgtaattgtaaatggcattgttttcttaatttctctttccgataattcattattagtgtacagaaactCGCCAGATTTTTGTGTATCAatttttgtatcttgcaactttactaaattcatttattggtTCTAACAGTCTTTTGATGGCATCTTGAGGCTTTTTGTACATAATATATCATCTGGAAATattgacagttttacttcttcctttccaatttggatgccttttattttttgtatccatttacatttaatataaatggtGGGTTAAAATTGATATGGTGGGTTTAGTTAAGCAATTTTACTATTTGATTTGTTtgtctttcataatttttctacctctcttcctgccttttggGTTAATTGAATATCTTAGAATTCCACTTTAATTTATCATTGGCATTTTAGCTATAGTCTTTgcattattttatgattttttaaaagatttcttcatATAAGTCTTGCATATTTTTTGTTAACTTTATTTCTGGGTGCaggatttcatctttttaattgCTATTATTAGGATCTTTTAAgttatatttctgtatttatgaaagctactgatttctatttacttcttttgtacttttttatcttttgctcagatatattattttatagtcaTTTTTAAGTTAATACTTAGTCCTTCAGGTTTACAATCCTGTAATCACAAAAAGTGAtcattttacctcttccttttaatttttaattgtgtttgcttaaataatagtatattttaaaataggataAGCAAGTCAGAGGTGACATATTCTGATCAGCATGAAGTCAGCCAACATATCTAGAAAGTTGAAATTTTCGTATGTGCTTTCTAGGAATAAAAACccattaaatataaagaaatgccaaatatttacattttgatCACTTATGTAAGATTCAGTATTTATGTTGTCACACCTTTCAGATGGGTTTGAAATTTGCCTTTATGATGACACCTGTTTTCTTGTGTAGGTGTTATTAAAACCAGTGCCActgcagagaaaacagaagaagaagagaaaggtaattactttttaaaactctgtaGCAAGAAACAGCATGTGACCCAAGATTTGCCTTTCTGGAGACAGAGGCACTAGATCAAAGAGATGTGGAGGAATCACAAAGGAGATTGAGAAGCAGTCAGTGAGGTAGAAGGAGAACCAAAagagagggattccagagaccaGAAGAAGGAAGTGTTCCAAAAGTAGGTAGTCAAATATAGGTAATAAATCGATtaggaagatataaaaatggattGTTCACTTGATTTAGCAGCGTAGAAGCGACTGGTGTGTTCAACAAGGGCCTTTGAGGTCTCAAGTGCAGAGGCTAAATACAAAAGCCTATTCAGTGTACATTTAGCAGAAGGGGAGGACAGGAAGTGGGGACAATGAGCGTAGACAGCCTTTTCAGGGAATGTCCTATAAAGGGAGAAATAGGACAGCAACTGGATGGCGATGGGGACTAAAGGAAGAAGCAAGTTCATAATGAGATGTTACAATGTATGCACATGCAGTGCGGGAATGTTCCAGTGCAAGGGGAAGACAGATAATGATAATGCAAGACAGAGTTAGTGTCGGGAGAAATATCCTTCTAGGCAAGAGGGGCTGGGACCTGTTGCACCAGTGCAGGGGTTAGCCTTAAGCACAGGCTGTTCCTCCCAGGTTACCAGAGGGAACACAGAGAGTATGCGCACAAAGCAGGTGGGTGTGTAGGTGTGTTACTACAGTGTCTGAGGTGCTTCTGATCACTTGTACATCTCTGTAAAGGAAGACGCGGGTTCATCAGATGAGTGAGAAGGAGGGATGAGAAGAGAGGTGGAGGTGGAGATCTGAGAAGAGTGAATGAGTAGAGAATAGAAACAAGAAGACTTACAGGGCAGGGCAGCCCAACTGAGTCTGGTGGTCAAGAATCTAAAGCGAGACCTGTCAGTGTGATTGTTTTTCTCCAGTCGTGCTCAGCGGCCCAGGTGCTGGTGCAGAGCCAGGGAGAAAGAGATTTCATGAGGGTGGGTTTCCCAAATGAGTATGAAAGTGATCTGCTGGTTTCTTCCCGACAGAGGACAGAGCTGCCCAGTCCTTACTCAACAAGCTGATCCGAAGCAACCTGGTGGATAACACAAACCAGGTGGAAGTCCTGCAGCGGGACCCGAACTCCCCGCTCTACTCCGTGAAGTCCTTCGAGGAGCTTCGGCTGTGAGTGTCTGTTCCCTGGAATAGCTGTTCCTTGTTGGCCCCGCCTTTCTAAAGCTGAGCATCTCAGAGATCTTTTGGGAATTTtactttttgcctttgtttttaagaatctcaatgtatttacttctttgactAGCTAATAATTCACATGGTTCAAAAGTGAGAAAGTTTGGAAAAGTTTACGGTGATGGTTTCCCTCCCACCCTTGTCTCTTGGCTACCCAGTTCTCCTCCTCTTGGGAGGGATTTTTAAATGCCACAAATTGATTCATCATAGctgaaagtcttttttcttttatgctctTAGAACTTTCAATAAAATATTGGCTGACAGGTGATTTCTGGATGTCAGGAACATTTCTTATTAGGTAAGCCCTTTCGTTAGACTACAGGGTTTACGGTCTTGAGAACACTTTATCTGCTTTTACATAATCAATCAAAAGAGCCTGTGATGCAGGATTCCTAGTACCTACGGCGGAAAGCAGCCTTCAGTATTCtggaatgtaaaaaacaaaaaacaaaaaccaattcaGAACCCAGAATTAAGCCGCAAGGTAGCACTTTTATGGCACTGTGCTAAGAATGACTTCTAACATCTCTTTACTTTAAAGGCAGAATTGTGGAAGGTCATACcaagtttttttgtttctctcagCATATTAGTAAAGAAGTATTTATGAATCCTTGGTTTACATACATGCCACTGAACTGAGTGTCATGAGTAACAGAAGACATAACTACCGTTCTTGCTGCCTGCCAGGACCGAAATCACAGACAGAAAATAGCTGGTGAACAAGAAAGTGGTGGAATTAATAGATTCTTTGCCTTGATCAGCAAAATCTATAGTATGCCACTGTGGGCAAATAAGGGCTACATTCTTGCCAACTTATTACCACTGCTTTAGAGTAAGAGACATTTAAACTATGAGAGCTAACTAAACCAAATCAAGTCATTACTAAAGTGATAGCTAAGAACAAGTTTTTTaaagcatgacttttttttttttttaatgttcttaggaaattatatttttctttgtgtattcccTCCATCAGGGGCTTCATTGAGCAAATCTGTCATCTCTGCCTCGGTTTATAAACTAGATCAGGGCAGCGAGTTGTGCTCTTTTGTTTCCTGAAGCGACAGTTTGCTTTTCCAAGGATTGATGGTTTTTAAACCCCATTTCATTTAAAGGACTTGAGCTCTCAGCCCAACCAGTGAGGAACTGTCCTCTCTGAAAAGTCAAGTTCTCTCTGATTTAGTAGTTGTTGGCtggaggaaacaaaaaatgaaacttaagttgccttgctttgtttttgtacctaaaattttttaattaatcttcaaaataagagaaaaataatgaaccACTGGAAGCTCTTGGATCATTTGGATCTTCATCAGTTGTGACTTTGTTTCCTTAGCAACCAAATCAAAATCTGCTGAGATTCATAGCCTTTTCTTCCAAACAGAAGACACCACAGGTTATGCTTTCAGGTCTTTGTATCTCATATGCCAGAACAATTTGCCATTTAGAGAGCCTGTGAACTCCAAGGAGGGCTCAGAGAACAGAAGTCTTGACTTGGTTTGACTCTTCTTTATAGTCTGGTGGGATTTTTGTTGAACACCCTGTCAGTGTGGAGGTCGCAGAGAGCTAATTGTAAATGCAATGGAAGAgcaacttgaggggcgcctgggcggctcagtgggttaagcctctgccttcagctcaggtcatgatcccagggtcttgggatcaagtcccacattgggctccctgctcagtggagagcctgcttctccctctccctctgcctgccactctgcctactcgtgctctttatctctctgtcaaataaataaataaaaatttttttaaaaaacaaaaggaagagcaACTTGAATTTGATATTTGTTGTGCATCTACTTACATAAGCTGGTGCTTTCCTGTTCATTTTTGACTAGACATAATAACTAAATACGAACATTTGGAAAGTTAAGTATGGTAATTGAACACTCCTACCTATTTACTGTAGATCAGGTAATAGAAACTGGTTGaatcaatttccttctttttttttttaagattttatttagctagagagggaacacaagcatcgggagtgagagagggagaagcaggcttcctgctgagcagggagcccaatgtggggctcagtcccaggactctgggaccatgacctgagccgaaggcagttgcttaacagcctagccacccaggtaccgcaattttcttatttcttaactgTCCTGAGTATTTGCACGGCTGGCTTTAAGAGGACCATGGAATACAAAATGACTGTGGTTCGGTTTAACTtctgcctcaagaaattaaaactgaatttCGTTCCTTAAGGGGACTTCTGTATGTTACTGGTATAGTAAGCAGTATATTTTTAACTATGtcttttataattcattttatgcAAATTATAAGATTGATATGAATTAATACATACCACTCTTGCAATATTCAGGGAACATTTGTCCTTCAAGGCCAGTCATATTTGTGGATCTGCTGAAAGCATGAATTTCTCCAAGAACTGAAGCGAGTCTGTATTTTCGGAATTGCACAAGAGTTGcagattaaggggcgcctgggtggctcagtcggttaagcttctgccttcagctcaggtcatgatcccagagtcctgggatcgagccctgcatcaggctcagtggggagcctgcttctccctctccctttgcctgctgctccccctgcttgtgttgtcaaatgaataaaaataaaaccttaaaaaaagagttgcagATTGAGATTTAGTAGGAAAAGATGGTGGCTTGGtttcattttagatattttttaaggCATTAGAAAAATACGCCTGACAAAGATAGGAAACATTCTTTGCTAGATTTAGGGAAAGCAAAAATTCTAGGCTTTTAAAGCAATTTGAGCAACTAGGAatccattctttctctccctggccTCCTAGGAAACCACAGCTTCTCCAGGGAGTCTATGCCATGGGCTTCAATCGACCATCCAAGATACAAGAGAACGCATTACCCATGATGCTTGCTGAGCCGTGAGTATGCAGGATTTGGTTTAATGTGTTACACCAATAACTGTTAACTGTTCTTGAGAGCAAGATGGGATGTGTGGGACAGCATGTTTCTTCAGGAAAACCACTTGAGCAAGTGCAGAGAGTCATTTGAAATATGGTACAGCTTCTGCCTTTCCACTTAACAGTAAAaactgatggggtgcctgggtggctcagtcggtcaagcatcgcactcttggtttcagctcagattgcgatctcaggtcatgagctcagggttgtgaggtccaGCTCCACACAAGGCTCCACAgttagcatggagtctgtttgagactctctccctctccctctgctcctctccccactcccataCCCACTCGCATgcacacgctttctctctctgtctcaaataaataaaatcttttttttttttaagattttatttatttatttgacacagagagagatcacaattcaggcaggcagagagagagagggagaagcaggctccctgctgagcagagagcctgatgcggggctcgatcccaggaccctgagatcatgacctgagccaaaggcaaaggctcagtcagtagagcatatgactgttgatatcagggttgtgggttcaagctccatattgggtgtagaaattacttttaaaaataaaatctttaaaacagcggcacttcggtggctcagttgggtaagtagctcccttcggctcaggtcatgatctcagggtcctggcattgagccccacatcaggctccctgctcagtagggagtctgcttctccctctcccactgctcatgtgtccacactctttctctcaaataaataaaatctttattttttttattttttatttttttcaaataaaatctttaaaacaaacaaaactgatgaaGAGAGCTAATGTTGTTATtctgtgccatttttaaattgggggttttaaaagaagatttatttatttgagagatcatgCACATGAGtgagtgcagggaggggcagagcaggagagagactTGAGCAGTAGAAAATTGGCATCCTTCTCTATGTAGTAACCTTTTCCATTCAACtccattattttccttatttaatgaCAAAAATTCTACCCATCTCCCTGACTGGGTTAcgttaaataaaatgtgaaagttCCCTCTAAAGCATCTGTTTGACTTGGTGTCTTGTATTTTCGTAAAGAAGGGAAAGGGAACACACAGAGGGAGCCAAGTCCTGGAGACGCATTATAGCTCGGCAGAAAATGCCTTCAGGGATTTGTCTCAGCATAGAGTTTACCTACAGTGTTAATTTCCATGGGGCCCCTAGGGTACAAAACTGGGGTACGCTAGCTGTGCTGGAGTCTAGAGTGAAGATTTCTTGGCGTGAACCCATCTAAATTATTACCTCCCTTAATATTTAAGCAGTTTTTTGACAACATATAAAAAATACACCATTGTGTTCAGTGCAGAAAACTTAGACTAAAGGGAGAAAGCTCTGCATGCCTATCACCCAAAAAGAACTTTTGATACTGTATTGTGTTTAAacagtattattttcatttctgttcttccttGATCCAGCCCCCAGAACCTGATTGCCCAGTCTCAGTCGGGTACGGGTAAAACAGCTGCCTTCGTCCTGGCCATGCTCAGCCGAGTGGAACCAGCAGAGAAATACCCCCAGGTGAGGGCTGGGGGATCCTGAGGGCCCTGGCTTGCCTGCCCTGGGCAACGCAGTGCCATACGGTGGGGGGTTAATGGTGGTGCCCCTAAAGGGGTCTCAATGTTTCCTGTGGCTCAGGCAGAGCCAGGTCATGCTCTGGGTAGGCCACAGTCTGGGTAGAATTCATTCAGAAGCAGCAGTCTTAGACAGTGGCTTCCAAAGGCATCCCCccagccagggctccctgccGTAGGTTTGGGTCTACAGCTGAAACGTGGGCCTGGTTGGAAAGGATGTGGTTCCCTGCACTTTTGAGTGGTGGTAAGGTCAGCGTGTTGTTGCTTTAGGGCCTGTTGTCTATTACTGAAAGGCTCTTCTAAACTCAACCTTTATGATCTCCCTGTTAGTGTTTGTGCCTCTCCCCAACATATGAGCTGGCGCTTCAGACGGGAAAAGTGATTGAGCAGATGGGCAAATTTCATCCAGAACTAAAGCTTGCTTATGCTGTTCGAGGCAATAAATGTGAGTATAAAGGCCTGAGAGCTAAACAGTGAGcaggatagggtggttgggtgtTTGAATTTTGAAGGTACGATAGTATTACATTTTCTGGTTCAGTTGATCTTAGGGCCCACTGCATCACTTTCAGGAAATCTGTTTTAAACTTGCTATGTAACAGTcgtttctactcttttttttttttttttttcccgtttcTACTCTTAAAAGATTTTGAGTTGTAAAAACTCTTTGTATGAGTCATGGAGTTCTTAAAGTCTGGCGTTCTTCCCAGAGAAAACAGGGTTTTGAATTCAGCATGCAGAGTTCTCGAAACTGCTTATTACTAACAAGGGATTAGTAGGTGTGAGGATGGTAGGTTGGAGTCATATCCCTTAGTTTAAAAACAAGCACAGCTTTAGTAAGAGTGAGCTAAGAGCACATACAGATAACTTGGTCTTATCAAAACCAGAAATCCTTCCACCATTTTTTTcacccatgtattttttttttttaaagattttatttatttatttgacagacagagatcacaggtaggcagagaggcagctagagagagagaggaggggaagcaggctccctgctgagcagagagcccgatgcggggctcgatcccaggaccctgggaccatgacctgggccgaaggcagaggctttaacccactgagccacccaggcgccccatcacccATGTATTTTATAGAATGTAATGTAGAGAACATGGAGTAaagtggagaggaggggcaggtaGAAAATGGTTCATTAGAAAGTTATCAGAGTATATAAAACTATAAGTCGTAAGGAAAAAGTAAGCGGTCTAAATAAGGAAAGAGTCCAATAGTAAAAGAGGCCCagttgaacagacacttcacaaaagcctcatttgtcatcagggaaatgtaagttAAAACCACTGTATGCCTCTCAGATGAGCAGAAGTGAAGCAGTCTGATGATACTAAATATTGACGGAGATGTCCAAAAACTGGAATGCCCATACATTCCTGGTAGGGAGTATACAATGGGACAGTTAACTTTCTGGAAGCAGTTTGGCATTGCTTAGAAAAACTATAGACAGACCTCCCTTTGACCCAAGCAGTTTATAATTGCCtggagcagtgcttctcaaactttttggtttctttctttctttttttaagattctatttatttgacacagagagagatcacaagtaggcagagaggcaggcagagagaaagggggaagcaggctccccgctgagcagagaaccccatgcagtgctcaatcccaggaccctgggaccatgacccgagccaaaggcagaggcttaacccactgagccacccaggtgccccttctgatGCTTGAATATCTGTGCATATGTGTTGTTTCCCACATGTTAATATACAATAGGGTTAATTCCTAATCATGGAGTATTGGTCACAGGCTGTGCACATTAGTAATGTTGATAGGTGGTTGTACCAGTTCAGCTCCCACCAGCTGTAATTTGAAAGTAATATGTTTTTTAAACCAGAGAATTTGTACTTAGGAAAACTGTCTACACATTAGAATGTCTGACAAAGCAAAAACACATTgggccaggatcctgggactcagAAGTACCAACTAAAGAAAAACCTATGAACCGTGACTGAATGTATGGTGGGAAGTGGGTAAGAGTGATGTTGAGAATGAGCGGGATGATGTTGAatcacaggaggaagcaggaaagaGGTATGATGCTTATTGAGGATTCACTGCAAAGGATTGAATCCTGACCACGATGCAGTGAGATGGGTGCCATTGTGCCTGCCTTACAGTAGAAGAACCCAAGACTTTTGGATGACACTCCTGTGTATGTGTTTTGACATCTGGAGTTAACTTGTTTTACTAACTCTGGAAGGATGGGTAAAGCTTTGATTTCCAAAGCTGGTTTTGCCATGGAAATCCCCACAGAAAACATCTTGTCTCCACAGTGGAAAGAGGTCAGAAGATCAGTGAGCACATTGTCATTGGCACCCCTGGGACTGTTCTGGACTGGTGCGCCAAGCTCAAGTTCATTGACCCCAAGAAGATCAAAGTGTTTGTTCTGGATGAGGCCGACGTGATGATAGCTACTCAGGGCCACCAAGATCAGAGCATCCGCATCCAGAGGTAGGAACTCTTGAGTCAAGAGGAACTTCTCAGCCTCCCGATCTGCAGATCTTCTCCTTTTACTTCTCCTATCAGGTTCTTTATCTGGTACCTCCAGAAGCATTTGTTTGATGGGCCACTTCCTCATCAGCACTGACCTGGGGTTGAGGAAGGAGACTTAGGGAATCTAA encodes:
- the LOC123931612 gene encoding ATP-dependent RNA helicase DDX19A, translated to MATDSWALAVDEQEAAVKSMTNLQIKEEKVKPDTNGVIKTSATAEKTEEEEKEDRAAQSLLNKLIRSNLVDNTNQVEVLQRDPNSPLYSVKSFEELRLKPQLLQGVYAMGFNRPSKIQENALPMMLAEPPQNLIAQSQSGTGKTAAFVLAMLSRVEPAEKYPQCLCLSPTYELALQTGKVIEQMGKFHPELKLAYAVRGNKLERGQKISEHIVIGTPGTVLDWCAKLKFIDPKKIKVFVLDEADVMIATQGHQDQSIRIQRMLPRNCQMLLFSATFEDSVWKFAQKVVPDPNIIKLKREEETLDTIKQYYVLCNNRDEKFQALCNLYGAITIAQAMIFCHTRKTASWLAAELSKEGHQVALLSGEMMVEQRAAVIERFREGKEKVLVTTNVCARGIDVEQVSVVINFDLPVDKDGNPDNETYLHRIGRTGRFGKRGLAVNMVDSKHSMNILNRIQEHFNKKIERLDTDDLDEIEKIAN